In a single window of the Planktothrix tepida PCC 9214 genome:
- a CDS encoding DNA cytosine methyltransferase: MNSKNIQLFSFFSGAGFLDLGFEHSGFNVAFVNEIYPPFLEAYCYSRQILGIPEPEYGYFEDDIINLTEGNRKEHLQVLVKQTRQTSDLIGFIAGPPCPDFSVGGKNRGKNGDQGKLTACYVELICQQRPDFFVFENVKGLWSTKKHRMFYEEMKRKLTFNNYRLTERLINAIEYGVPQDRDRLILIGFQESLLNNIGFDSCYSSVIPDGLFPWKQHIIYPRDQVFSYSWPKLDSFVENSVLDCPPGIPEELTVEYWFRKNNVVFHPNAEHYFKPRAGLAKFSIIPEGDDCKKSYKRLHRWRYSPTACYGNNEVHLHPYKIRRISAAEALAIQSLPKEFVLPSKMSLSSMFKTIGNGVPYLAARGIAETILDFLSQKYLTYKVPMIHQLELPLVYSSSEKYTI; the protein is encoded by the coding sequence ATGAATTCTAAGAATATTCAATTATTTTCTTTTTTTTCTGGCGCAGGTTTTTTAGATTTAGGGTTTGAACATAGTGGCTTTAATGTTGCTTTTGTTAATGAAATTTACCCGCCATTTTTAGAGGCTTATTGTTACTCTCGACAAATCTTAGGAATTCCTGAACCCGAATATGGATATTTTGAGGATGATATTATTAACTTAACAGAAGGAAATCGAAAAGAGCATTTACAAGTTTTAGTTAAACAAACTCGCCAAACTTCAGATTTAATTGGTTTTATTGCTGGCCCTCCCTGTCCTGATTTTTCTGTAGGGGGGAAAAATCGAGGTAAAAATGGTGATCAAGGAAAATTGACAGCGTGTTACGTTGAGTTAATTTGTCAGCAGCGACCCGATTTTTTTGTTTTTGAGAATGTTAAGGGGTTATGGTCTACGAAAAAACACCGAATGTTTTATGAAGAAATGAAGCGAAAACTTACGTTCAATAATTATCGTTTGACCGAACGTTTAATTAATGCCATTGAATATGGAGTTCCCCAAGATCGAGATCGACTGATCTTAATTGGTTTTCAAGAATCATTACTCAATAATATAGGTTTTGATAGCTGTTATAGTTCAGTAATTCCTGATGGCTTATTTCCTTGGAAACAACATATTATCTATCCTAGAGATCAGGTTTTCTCTTATTCCTGGCCTAAATTAGATTCATTTGTAGAAAATTCTGTTTTAGATTGTCCTCCGGGTATTCCTGAAGAATTAACGGTTGAATATTGGTTTAGAAAAAATAATGTTGTTTTTCATCCTAACGCAGAACACTATTTTAAACCCAGAGCAGGTTTAGCTAAGTTTAGTATCATTCCTGAAGGAGATGATTGCAAAAAATCCTATAAACGTCTTCATCGATGGCGTTATTCTCCAACCGCTTGTTATGGTAATAATGAAGTTCATCTCCATCCCTATAAAATTCGCCGTATTTCAGCAGCAGAAGCACTGGCAATACAATCTTTACCTAAAGAATTTGTATTACCTTCTAAAATGAGTCTCAGTAGTATGTTTAAAACGATTGGTAATGGTGTTCCTTATTTAGCAGCTAGAGGTATCGCTGAAACGATTTTAGATTTTCTAAGCCAAAAATATTTAACCTATAAAGTTCCTATGATTCACCAATTAGAATTACCATTGGTTTATAGTAGTTCTGAAAAATATACGATCTAA
- a CDS encoding Cfr10I/Bse634I family restriction endonuclease produces MSKEHWFLKQETEKDTKYTIKGSEVYQTLYPQIKDKIDKNESVIDILTWIEAEVKTAYNEAYKGSEIELTQGALNNCRGQWNEFLITSFLAEIAIDFYSTHKLYFVPFRLARSGETNKTVKKPKSQKKGTSQETVSTEETVSSEAASKFLALFHKDEFKENKGLHHINQFKDNIFFSSPDYVLSILDDQGLFNQIQPLLNQQANEAESLGTEIYKLLQGKLKAQEVKAVLSVKISNRPDRRYQALYETAMIKAIGYACGQNWKYYMVTAKQASLSDVKIFTKGIAPHGIAIKRELISVDQVYSCSNKQDLIKLVEDALP; encoded by the coding sequence ATGAGTAAGGAACATTGGTTTTTAAAACAAGAAACAGAGAAGGATACGAAATATACAATTAAAGGTAGTGAGGTTTACCAAACACTATATCCACAAATTAAAGATAAGATTGATAAAAATGAATCAGTTATTGATATTCTCACTTGGATAGAGGCAGAAGTAAAAACAGCTTATAATGAAGCTTATAAAGGTTCTGAAATCGAGCTAACCCAAGGTGCACTGAATAATTGTAGAGGTCAATGGAATGAATTCTTAATTACTAGCTTTTTAGCTGAAATTGCTATAGATTTCTATTCAACTCATAAACTCTATTTTGTACCTTTTCGCTTAGCACGTTCTGGGGAAACTAATAAAACTGTTAAGAAACCGAAATCACAAAAAAAGGGAACGAGTCAGGAAACTGTATCAACTGAGGAAACTGTATCATCAGAAGCAGCATCCAAGTTTTTAGCACTCTTTCATAAAGATGAATTTAAAGAGAACAAAGGCTTACACCATATTAATCAATTCAAAGATAACATATTTTTTTCGAGTCCTGACTATGTTTTATCAATCTTAGATGATCAAGGCTTGTTTAATCAGATTCAACCTTTATTAAATCAACAAGCAAACGAAGCGGAATCTTTAGGAACTGAAATTTATAAATTATTACAAGGTAAACTAAAAGCGCAAGAAGTTAAAGCAGTCCTATCTGTCAAAATTTCTAACCGTCCAGATCGTCGTTATCAAGCATTATATGAAACAGCAATGATCAAAGCGATTGGATATGCTTGTGGGCAAAACTGGAAATATTATATGGTTACGGCAAAACAAGCTTCACTATCAGATGTAAAAATTTTTACTAAAGGAATTGCACCTCATGGAATCGCCATTAAGCGAGAATTGATAAGCGTAGATCAGGTTTACTCCTGTTCTAATAAACAAGATTTGATCAAGTTAGTCGAAGATGCTTTACCCTAA
- a CDS encoding helix-turn-helix domain-containing protein, which translates to MNINSKQNIKYRFGKAIRRRRRELDLSQEDLAERSELHRTYISSIERGQRNPSLENIEKIAQALRISISDLFAKYSIEEEKETDE; encoded by the coding sequence GTGAATATAAATTCAAAACAAAATATTAAATATCGCTTTGGTAAAGCCATAAGGCGACGTCGCCGAGAGTTAGACCTATCTCAAGAAGATCTAGCAGAACGCTCAGAACTTCATCGCACCTATATTTCGAGTATAGAGAGAGGTCAGCGAAACCCCTCTTTAGAAAATATTGAAAAGATAGCACAAGCTTTGAGGATTTCTATCTCTGATTTGTTTGCAAAATATAGTATAGAGGAAGAGAAGGAAACGGATGAGTAA